From the Bacteroidales bacterium genome, one window contains:
- a CDS encoding metallophosphoesterase family protein, which translates to MTKALRIGLLSDTHGWLNPKIIKHFANVDQIWHAGDIGSLEVIEELEEIAPVKAVYGNVDDFDVRRTFPEILEFKEHNVKVLMTHIGGYPGHYSPNIKQRLYEVKPKLFICGHSHICKVMNDKTLGLLHINPGAAGRQGFHEISTVVKFSISNEQISDLEVIEFSKHG; encoded by the coding sequence ATGACTAAAGCTCTCCGAATAGGTTTATTATCAGACACCCACGGTTGGTTGAATCCCAAAATCATAAAACATTTTGCCAATGTTGACCAAATTTGGCATGCAGGAGATATTGGTAGTTTAGAGGTTATCGAGGAGTTAGAGGAGATTGCCCCTGTTAAAGCGGTTTATGGCAATGTTGATGATTTTGATGTTCGCAGAACTTTTCCGGAAATATTAGAGTTTAAAGAACATAACGTAAAAGTGCTGATGACACATATTGGTGGATATCCCGGACACTATTCCCCGAATATCAAACAAAGATTGTATGAAGTGAAGCCAAAACTGTTTATATGTGGTCATTCTCATATATGCAAAGTGATGAACGACAAAACGTTAGGACTATTACACATCAATCCTGGTGCAGCTGGCAGACAAGGCTTCCACGAAATTTCAACTGTGGTAAAATTTTCAATATCAAATGAACAAATAAGCGATTTAGAGGTTATAGAGTTTAGTAAACACGGTTGA